GTGGAGTTGGCGAACGCGGTAATGTCAGCGAGCGTCACCTCCCGCAGCCCGGATGCGAAACCATCGCCGATGCGCAGCTCAGCGAGCGACTTCCGGAACGGATGCACCGTCGCGGCGACTCCGCCGAATCCGGGATCGCCGGCCAGCGCCTGGGCGGCGCCGGTGTGCCACACACCGGTGACGGCAGTGAGCATGTTGGGTGAGCCCTGGATGGCTGTGCGCTGCATGTGGTGCTTGATAGAGCGGATGCCGCCCAGTTCCTCGCCGCCACCGGCGCGGCCCGGCCCACCGTGGACCAGGTGCGGCACGGGCGAACCGTGGCCGGTGGATGTCCGCGCATCCTCGCGGTTGAGTACCAGTACGCGGCCGTGGTGGGCCGCAATCCCCGTGACCAACGCCTGAGCCGTGGCGGGGTCGTTCGTGCACACGGTGGCCACGAGGGACCCGGCCCCCAGCGCAGCGAGCCGAACCGCCTCGCTGACATCGCCGTCGTGCGTCTCATAGCCAATCACGCTGGACACCGGACCAAACGCCTCCAACGAGTGCACCGCCGGCGCCTCGGCATCGGCCCAGCTCAGCAACACCGGCGACATGAAGGCACCGTCGACGACGGCGGCAACGGAGCCGTCCGCGCGCGTCACCTCAGGTGCGTCCAGGGTTCCCCAGGCCAGCTCACCGCCGGCGGCGATCATGGCCTCGACAGCCGAGCGCACGTCAGCAAGCTGTTCCAGCGAGGCAAGCGCACCCATCGTGACGCCTTCGGCGCGGGGATCTCCCACCACCACGCGTTCGCGCAGGCGCGCGCCGATGGCGTCGATGACGGCCTGCTTGAGCTCGTTCGGCACGATGGTGCGGCGGATGGACGTGCACTTCTGCCCGGCCTTGACGGTCATCTCGGTGACCACGGATTTGATAAACGCGTCGAACTCCGGTGTGCCGTGGACCGCGTCCGGGCCTAGGATGGCCGCATTGAGCGAGTCGGTTTCCGCCGTGAACCGGACGCCACCAAACGCGACGTTGGGGTGGCTCTTCAAGATATTGGCGGTGGAGGCGGAACCCGTGAAGGAGACCATGTCGCGGTAGTCCAGGACGTCCAGCAGGGTGCGGGCGGAGCCGGAGATCAGCTGCAGCGAACCTGCCGGCAGGATCCCGGACTCGACGATGGCACGCACGGCCGCCTCGGCCAGGTAACCGCTGGGGGTGGCCGGCTTGACGATAGTGGGGACGCCGGCAATGAAAGCGGGTGCGAACTTCTCCAGCATGCCCCACACGGGAAAGTTGAAGGCGTTGATCTGCGCGGCCACGCCGGGGATCCTGGTGTAGATGTGTTCGCCGATGAATGATCCGTCCTTGGAGAGCACCTCCACCGGGCCGTCCACAATGACGTTGGAGTTGGGCAGCTCGCGCCTGCCCTTGGAGGAGAAGGTGAACAGCACGCCGATGCCGCCGTCGATGTCCACCATGGAATCGATCTTCGTGGCGCCGGTCCGCGCCGACACGGCGTACAGCTCCGTGCGGCGGTCATTGAGGTACGCGGCAAGTTCGCGCAGCTTCAACGCCCGCTCGTGGATGGTCAGCTTGCCAAGTTCGGCCTGGCCCACGGTGCGGCCGTACTCGACGGCGGCACCCAAGTCCAGTCCCTCGGTGGACACTCGGGCCAGCAACTCGCCCGTACTGGCGTCACGGGCGTCAACCCCGGTGACATCGCCGGAGGGAGTCCACCAGGTGTCCTGGATGTAGCTCGGAACAGTCTCAATTGACGGTGCAGTGGTCATCGTATGACCCGTCCTTTCGGGGTTGGTCTTGGTTGTTGGTGCCGTGCGAGTGCCAGCGGAGGGCACGCTATTGCCAGTCAAAAAATCCCTTGCCGGACTTGCGGCCCAGCTCGCCGCGGGCCACCTTCTCGCGCAGGATCGCCGGCGGCGCGAACCGCTCACCCAGCGTTTCGGCCAGGTATTCGGCGATGCCCAGGCGCACATCCAGGCCCACAATGTCGGTGGTGCGCAGCGGGCCTGTGGGGTGTTTGTAGCCGAGCACCATGGCGGCATCGATGTCCTCGGCGCTCGCCACGCCCTCTTCCACCATGCGCATGGCCTCCAGCGCGATCGCCACACCGAGCCGGGAGGAGGCGAAGCCCGGGGCGTCGTTAACCACGACGGCGGTCTTGCCCAACGCTTCCACCCAGCCTTTCGCCGTGGCCACCAGTTCAGGGCGTGTCTGCTTGGCGATGACGACCTCGATCAAGGTGGAGGCCGGGACCGGGTTGAAGAAGTGCAGGCCGATGAAGTTCGACGGCCGCGCTAGCTCGGCGGCCAGCCCGGACATGGACAGCGAGGAGGTGTTCGAGGCCAGCACTGCCGCCTCCGAGAGGTGCTTCTCCACCCCTTGCAGGGAGGACACCTTCAGGTCCCAGATTTCCGGGACCGCCTCCACCACCAATTCACAGGGGACAAAGGCGGCGTAGTCGGTGGACACGCTCAGACGTTGCATGATGATGCCGCGGCTGACTGTGCGGCCCTCCGCCGTGCCGTCGGCCAGTCCCCGCTCCACTGACTTCGCCACCGAGGATCCCACACGCTCACGCGCACCTGCTGCTGCGTCGTCGTCGCGCTCCACCACCAGCACCTCGCAGCCAGCCATCAAGAAGGCGTGGGCAATGCCGGCGCCCATACGCCCACCGCCCAGCACGCCCACACGGGCTGGCAAATTCGTCACTTTGCTCATTTTTT
This region of Arthrobacter alpinus genomic DNA includes:
- the paaZ gene encoding phenylacetic acid degradation bifunctional protein PaaZ, encoding MTTAPSIETVPSYIQDTWWTPSGDVTGVDARDASTGELLARVSTEGLDLGAAVEYGRTVGQAELGKLTIHERALKLRELAAYLNDRRTELYAVSARTGATKIDSMVDIDGGIGVLFTFSSKGRRELPNSNVIVDGPVEVLSKDGSFIGEHIYTRIPGVAAQINAFNFPVWGMLEKFAPAFIAGVPTIVKPATPSGYLAEAAVRAIVESGILPAGSLQLISGSARTLLDVLDYRDMVSFTGSASTANILKSHPNVAFGGVRFTAETDSLNAAILGPDAVHGTPEFDAFIKSVVTEMTVKAGQKCTSIRRTIVPNELKQAVIDAIGARLRERVVVGDPRAEGVTMGALASLEQLADVRSAVEAMIAAGGELAWGTLDAPEVTRADGSVAAVVDGAFMSPVLLSWADAEAPAVHSLEAFGPVSSVIGYETHDGDVSEAVRLAALGAGSLVATVCTNDPATAQALVTGIAAHHGRVLVLNREDARTSTGHGSPVPHLVHGGPGRAGGGEELGGIRSIKHHMQRTAIQGSPNMLTAVTGVWHTGAAQALAGDPGFGGVAATVHPFRKSLAELRIGDGFASGLREVTLADITAFANSTGDTFYAHTDAVAAEKNPFFPGIVAHGYLLVSWAAGLFVEAAPGPVLANYGLEALRFITPVPAGDSIRVTLTAKKITPRVTDEYGEVCWDAILHNQNGEIVATYDVLTLVEKENTIYA
- a CDS encoding 3-hydroxyacyl-CoA dehydrogenase family protein — protein: MGAGIAHAFLMAGCEVLVVERDDDAAAGARERVGSSVAKSVERGLADGTAEGRTVSRGIIMQRLSVSTDYAAFVPCELVVEAVPEIWDLKVSSLQGVEKHLSEAAVLASNTSSLSMSGLAAELARPSNFIGLHFFNPVPASTLIEVVIAKQTRPELVATAKGWVEALGKTAVVVNDAPGFASSRLGVAIALEAMRMVEEGVASAEDIDAAMVLGYKHPTGPLRTTDIVGLDVRLGIAEYLAETLGERFAPPAILREKVARGELGRKSGKGFFDWQ